A DNA window from Amphiprion ocellaris isolate individual 3 ecotype Okinawa chromosome 8, ASM2253959v1, whole genome shotgun sequence contains the following coding sequences:
- the timm17b gene encoding mitochondrial import inner membrane translocase subunit Tim17-B, with the protein MEEYAREPCPWRIVDDCGGAFTMGALGGGVFQAVKGFRNAPAGVGHRLKGSANAVMIRAPQIGGSFAVWGGLFSTIDCGLVRLRGKEDPWNSITSGALTGAILAARSGPLAMMGSAMMGGILLALIEGFGILLTRYTAQQFQNPVPFADDPSQLPPKDGAGQKGQFQ; encoded by the exons atggaggaaTATGCCCGTGAACCCTG TCCCTGGAGGATAGTGGATGACTGTGGAGGTGCTTTCACCATGGGTGCGCTTGGAGGAGGGGTGTTCCAAGCAGTCAAGGGCTTTCGAAATGCCCCTGCT GGTGTTGGACACAGACTGAAAGGTAGTGCAAATGCAGTGATGATAAGAGCTCCACAGATTGGAG GTAGCTTTGCTGTATGGGGAGGACTCTTCTCCACGATTGACTGCGGTTTAGTTCGCCTGAGAGGGAAAGAGGATCCCTGGAACTCCATAACAAGTGGTGCACTGACCGGGGCCATCTTAGCAGCACGCA GTGGACCATTAGCCATGATGGGCTCTGCCATGATGGGGGGAATTTTACTTGCTCTCATTGAGGGTTTTGGTATTCTTCTAACCAGATACACTGCACAGCAGTTTCAGAACC ctgttccCTTTGCAGACGACCCCAGTCAGTTGCCACCAAAGGATGGAGCAGGACAGAAGGGGCAGTTTCAGTAG
- the pqbp1 gene encoding polyglutamine-binding protein 1 has translation MPLPPALLARLAKRGIVKPTEHEADEEIIAEDYDDNNVDYEATRIENLPPNWYKVFDSACGLPYYWNIETDLVAWLSPNDPSAVVTKPAKKIRAEGGDERVERQFEKPDRERERERERERDRDRDRERDRDRDRDRERDDGRDRDRRKPRREDMAPYSKNKRGRKDDEMDPMDPSAYSDAPRGSWSSGLPKRNEAKTGADTTAAGPLFQQRPYPSPGAVLRANAANQIPKE, from the exons ATGCCTCTACCTCCGGCACTGCTGGCCCGCTTGGCCAAGAGAGGGATTGTTAAACCAACAGAGCATG AGGCAGATGAAGAGATTATTGCTGAAGATTATGACGACAATAATGTAGATTACGAAGCCACCAGAATAGAGAATCTACCACCAAACTGGTACAAAGTGTTTGATTCTGCTTG TGGTCTTCCTTATTACTGGAATATAGAGACAGATTTGGTAGCCTGGCTTTCCCCAAATGACCCATCTGCAGTGGTAACAAAACCTGCCAAGAAAATCAGAG CTGAGGGAGGAGATGAACGAGTCGAGAGGCAGTTCGAGAAGCCAGACAGAGAGcgggaaagagaaagagagcgagAACGTGACAGAGACCGCGATCGGGAAAGGGACCGGGACCGAGAccgagacagagagagggatgacggaagagacagagacagaaggaagccGAGGAGAGAAGACATGGCACcgtacagtaaaaacaaaagag GTAGAAAAGATGATGAGATGGACCCCATGGATCCAAGTGCTTATTCTGACGCTCCAAG gGGCTCGTGGTCAAGTGGGCTGCCCAAACGTAATGAAGCTAAAACTGGAGCAGACACCACAGCAGCGGGGCCCCTCTTCCAGCAGCGTCCGTACCCCAGTCCAGGAGCTGTGCTTCGGGCTAACGCAGCAAACCAGATACCCAAGGAGTAA
- the gpkow gene encoding G-patch domain and KOW motifs-containing protein, whose protein sequence is MASHEEDTGASESVAAEDRGERKTAAVSFGFTKTVNKFKPPTGDAPKKKEEKDYLTAVDGNELQSSKPSEKPKELIIPLIQKNRWHKPDRAAQTDGSGGKTTQDCDSVESQAVKELIEDSRRQLELWENGPQSDSNLNLSIPLLMQNKVPEGFEDGDHVNVGLRPESSTEADYESIPVAAYGLAMLKGMGWNKDEGIGRTFKQNVKPIEHQLRPKGLGLGADRSAIKDLEPSRHKRPPKPGEEQQKEEELVMGPGGCVLVQSGAHKDLYGKIEGVDADNARVMVKLAIGGKTATISQHAIKLVGRKEYDKYSKDLSRLSKAHKEKEKEKEKERERREEKERSSNGDKVKHKSSERDDGKDEKKRKHRESSRDRDKPPVKEAKRPPAPPSWLQRDLKVRFIDKAFKGGRYYNSKMRVEDVLTPSTCVCRTEEGRLLDDVKQDMLETIIPKSEQDSIMVVLGEHRGQVGRILQRDKNKCRAMVQLDRYEEKVFTLDYDCICHYVGAGDH, encoded by the exons ATGGCGTCGCACGAAGAAGATACAGGAGCCTCcgagtctgtagctgctgaggaccggggagagagaaaaacagcggCGGTGTCGTTTGGTTTCACTAAAACAGTTAATAAATTTAAACCTCCGACTGGCGACGCTccgaagaagaaagaagagaaagattATTTGACTGCAGTCGATGGAAATGAGTTGCAAAG ttcaaaaccaTCTGAGAAGCCCAAAGAGCTCATCATCCCTCTGATCCAGAAGAACCGTTGGCACAAACCAGACCGTGCCGCCCAGACCGATGGAAGTGGCGGCAAAACAACCCAAGACTGCGACTCTGTGGAGTCTCAGGCTGTCAAAGAACTCATTGAAG ATTCACGGAGGCAGCTCGAGTTGTGGGAAAATGGACCTCAGTCAGACAGTAACCTCAACCTGTCCATCCCCCTGTTGATGCAAAACAAAGTGCCAGAGGGGTTTGAGGATGGAGACCATGTAAATGTGGGCCTGCGGCCTGAATCT TCAACAGAGGCAGATTATGAGAGCATTCCTGTCGCAGCATATGGACTCGCTATGCTTAAAGGGATGGGCTGGAACAAAGACGAAGGGATTGGACGTACCTTTAAACA AAACGTAAAGCCAATTGAACACCAGCTCCGTCCAAAAGGGTTGGGCCTCGGGGCAGATCGTTCAGCAATAAAGGACCTGGAGCCCAGCAGACATAAGCGTCCACCAAAGCCAGGCGAGGAGcaacaaaaggaggaggaacTGGTGATGGGTCCTGGGGGTTGTGTGCTGGTGCAATCAGGAGCGCATAAAGATCTATATGGCAAG ATAGAAGGTGTTGATGCAGACAACGCTCGAGTCATGGTGAAGCTGGCTATCGGTGGCAAGACTGCGACAATCAGCCAGCACGCCATTAAACTAGTTGGACGCAAGGAATATGACAAATACAGCAAAGACCTCA GTCGCCTCAGTAAAGCCcacaaggagaaggagaaggagaaggagaaggagcgAGAGAGACgcgaggagaaagagaggagcaGTAATGGTgacaaagtgaaacacaaatctTCAGAAAGAGATGATGGGAAAGAcgagaagaagaggaaacacAGAGAGTCAAGTCGAGACAG AGATAAACCTCCAGTGAAAGAAGCAAAGCGACCACCGGCTCCTCCCTCCTGGCTCCAGAGAGACCTGAAAGTTCGCTTCATAGATAAAGCTTTCAAAGGGGGCCGGTACTACAATTCAAAG atGCGAGTGGAGGATGTCCTGACACCGTCTACCTGTGTATGTCGAACCGAAGAGGGAAGACTGTTAGACG ATGTGAAGCAGGACATGCTGGAAACCATCATCCCTAAAAGTGAACAGGATTCTATAATGGTTGTACTGGGTGAACACAGGGGACAG GTCGGCCGTATTCTTCAGCGAGACAAGAACAAGTGCAGAGCGATGGTCCAGCTCGACAGATATGAGGAGAAAGTGTTTACACTGGACTATGACTGTATTTGTCACTATGTTGGAGCAGGAGACCACTGA